A DNA window from Pseudomonas sp. B21-056 contains the following coding sequences:
- a CDS encoding OprD family porin, producing the protein MPNLVRGACAAAPATRLAHLLALGLSLSSTTALAAGFIDDSHGTLTLRNYYMDRDYKDDGAKTAAREWAQGAIMNVESGFTPGALGFGVDARGLLGIKLDSSPDRSGTELLPVSSSDKRAADEYSRLALTGKLRFGKTLIKTGDVSIFLPFAFASPSRLLPQTFRGTTLSSKDIEGLTLNAGYIDRINRRDSTDYQPMSIASPNRRFDGAATSSHMAYAGGDYQVNKELSLRAYHAEVADLYQQDTLALLHNLSLGDGVLTTDLRSFFSREDGAAKAGKVDNRNVSALVGYRWGGHRVSLGYMHASGDTATPYVSGTELMGLSEMTMSSDFLNARERTWQAIHDYDFAAVGVPGLRTRLRYVRGDHIDLAALGADDRKEREFQMELGYVIQSGPLKDVGLLARKSIYRNDFPGSAAFRDENQTRFLVTYSVPIW; encoded by the coding sequence ATGCCGAACCTTGTCCGGGGGGCTTGTGCAGCAGCCCCAGCTACACGTCTCGCCCATCTGCTGGCCCTGGGGCTGAGCCTGTCCTCGACCACGGCGTTGGCCGCGGGCTTCATCGATGACAGCCACGGCACCCTGACCCTGCGCAACTACTACATGGACCGCGATTACAAGGACGACGGCGCCAAGACGGCAGCCAGGGAATGGGCCCAGGGGGCGATCATGAACGTGGAATCAGGCTTCACTCCTGGAGCCCTAGGTTTCGGCGTCGACGCCCGGGGACTGCTGGGAATCAAGCTCGACTCTTCGCCCGATCGCAGCGGTACCGAACTGCTGCCGGTGTCCAGCAGCGACAAGCGCGCGGCGGACGAGTATTCACGCCTGGCCCTGACCGGCAAGCTGCGCTTCGGCAAGACCCTGATAAAGACCGGCGATGTATCGATCTTCTTGCCGTTCGCGTTCGCCAGCCCGTCACGGTTGCTGCCGCAGACCTTCCGCGGCACGACCCTCAGTTCCAAGGACATCGAGGGGTTGACGCTGAACGCTGGCTACATCGATCGCATCAACCGACGCGACTCCACCGACTACCAGCCGATGAGCATCGCCTCACCCAATCGCCGCTTCGACGGCGCGGCCACTTCATCGCACATGGCGTATGCCGGCGGCGATTACCAGGTCAACAAGGAACTCAGCCTGCGCGCCTATCACGCCGAAGTGGCGGACCTGTATCAACAGGACACCCTGGCGTTGCTGCATAACCTGTCCCTGGGTGACGGCGTACTGACCACCGACCTGCGCAGCTTCTTCAGTCGTGAAGACGGCGCCGCCAAGGCCGGCAAGGTGGACAACCGCAATGTCTCGGCGCTGGTCGGCTATCGCTGGGGCGGCCATCGGGTCAGCCTGGGCTACATGCACGCCAGCGGCGATACCGCCACGCCTTATGTGTCCGGCACCGAGTTGATGGGCTTGAGCGAGATGACCATGAGTTCGGATTTCCTCAATGCCCGGGAGCGCACCTGGCAGGCGATCCATGACTACGACTTCGCGGCGGTCGGCGTGCCCGGTTTGAGAACGCGCCTGCGCTATGTGCGCGGTGACCACATCGACCTGGCCGCCCTCGGCGCCGATGACCGCAAGGAGCGTGAATTCCAGATGGAGCTGGGGTATGTGATCCAGAGCGGTCCGCTCAAGGACGTCGGGTTGCTGGCGCGCAAGTCGATCTACCGCAATGACTTTCCGGGCAGTGCGGCGTTTCGCGACGAGAACCAGACGCGGTTTCTGGTGACGTACAGCGTACCCATTTGGTGA
- the mhpT gene encoding 3-(3-hydroxy-phenyl)propionate transporter MhpT, whose protein sequence is MNHPARRATLTIALCFIVALIEGFDLQSAGTAAAGLRQTFVLDPKMMGWVFSAGIIGLLPGAFFGGWIADRIGRKKILVGAVLLFGVFSLSTAYVEQYASLLLVRFMTGLGLGAALPNLIALCAEAVGEQRRGTAISVMYAGVPLGGALAAVVAMLFGEHWQITFFIGGLAPLLVVPLMLLWLPESSAFRQARDVGAEARASTGQALFGDGRSRTTLALWMSYFFTLTVMYMLLNWLPSLLLEQGFSKPQAGLVQMLFNIGGTLGSLLGGLLLDRCNGIKVVLFVYAGLLSALAGVGLSVGIVPMAIAGFCAGLFVMAAQLVLYALAPPSYPTAVRATGVGAAVAIGRLGSVAGPLAAGQILAAGAGTTGVLLATSPGLLIAALAAISVMVRSVPVGGVHAAR, encoded by the coding sequence ATGAATCATCCGGCGCGTCGTGCGACGCTGACCATTGCCTTGTGTTTCATCGTTGCGTTGATCGAGGGTTTCGACCTGCAATCGGCCGGTACCGCTGCTGCCGGCCTGCGGCAGACCTTTGTGCTGGACCCGAAAATGATGGGCTGGGTGTTCAGCGCGGGAATCATCGGGCTGCTGCCCGGGGCCTTCTTCGGCGGCTGGATCGCGGATCGCATCGGCCGCAAGAAGATCCTTGTCGGCGCCGTACTGCTGTTCGGTGTGTTTTCCCTCAGTACCGCTTATGTCGAGCAATACGCCAGCCTGCTGCTGGTGCGATTCATGACGGGCCTGGGTCTTGGCGCCGCCCTGCCCAACCTCATCGCCCTGTGCGCCGAGGCCGTGGGCGAACAGCGACGGGGCACGGCCATCAGCGTGATGTACGCGGGCGTGCCATTGGGAGGTGCGTTGGCGGCCGTGGTCGCGATGCTGTTTGGTGAACATTGGCAAATCACGTTCTTCATCGGCGGCCTGGCGCCATTGCTGGTGGTGCCGCTGATGCTGCTGTGGCTGCCGGAGTCCAGCGCCTTTCGCCAGGCCCGGGATGTCGGCGCAGAGGCGCGTGCCTCGACGGGCCAGGCACTGTTCGGTGACGGTCGAAGCCGCACGACCCTCGCGCTCTGGATGAGTTATTTCTTCACCCTGACGGTCATGTACATGCTGCTCAATTGGCTGCCGTCGTTGCTGCTGGAACAGGGCTTCAGCAAGCCCCAGGCCGGGCTGGTACAGATGCTGTTCAACATCGGCGGGACCCTCGGCTCGTTGCTCGGCGGCTTGTTGCTGGACCGCTGCAATGGCATCAAGGTGGTGCTGTTCGTCTATGCCGGGTTGTTGAGCGCCCTGGCCGGGGTCGGCTTGTCGGTCGGCATCGTACCAATGGCCATCGCCGGGTTCTGCGCCGGGCTGTTTGTCATGGCGGCCCAGCTGGTGCTCTACGCCTTGGCGCCGCCCTCTTATCCAACGGCCGTGCGTGCCACCGGCGTCGGCGCGGCGGTTGCCATCGGCCGGCTGGGTTCGGTCGCAGGCCCCCTGGCTGCCGGACAGATCCTGGCTGCCGGGGCGGGAACCACGGGGGTATTGCTGGCGACGTCGCCGGGTTTGCTGATCGCGGCATTGGCGGCGATCAGCGTGATGGTTCGTTCGGTGCCGGTGGGTGGGGTGCACGCAGCGCGTTGA
- a CDS encoding IS110 family transposase: MAMPVPLVKPIVGVDVAKDELVMYHAETDQLEIVPNNKTAIKKWLKALSMQVDIAIEATNIYHLEFADLAHKAGCVIYMVGGYELSHYRKGVNVRAKTDALDARLLARYLKNEGQELHPWNPPSPLYRRLVSLFRRRAAVVQARVSLSQSWANEPLLKAAFKRQIGAMQRLETLVEKKIQDELKDAGLLGQLKRCMKVEGIGLLTGARLLTSFQRGDFKNADAFIAFLGLDLRISQSGRKQGRRCLTKRGDPEARRLLHNAAMSARRTERWKGFYEALLARGLSTTQAMVALSRKLARVVFALLQNQSEYLPERHLKASHAP; encoded by the coding sequence ATGGCAATGCCGGTTCCCCTCGTCAAGCCGATTGTAGGTGTGGATGTCGCCAAGGATGAGTTGGTGATGTATCACGCCGAAACCGATCAGCTTGAGATAGTCCCCAATAACAAAACTGCGATTAAGAAGTGGCTCAAGGCCTTGTCCATGCAGGTGGATATTGCCATTGAGGCCACCAATATCTATCACCTGGAGTTCGCCGATCTGGCTCACAAGGCCGGCTGCGTGATCTACATGGTCGGTGGCTATGAGCTTAGTCACTACCGCAAAGGCGTGAACGTGCGCGCCAAAACCGATGCACTGGATGCTCGCCTGTTGGCCCGTTACCTGAAGAACGAAGGCCAGGAACTGCATCCCTGGAACCCGCCATCGCCCTTGTATCGCCGGCTCGTAAGCCTTTTCCGGCGCCGTGCGGCTGTGGTCCAGGCCCGTGTCAGTCTGAGCCAAAGCTGGGCGAACGAGCCGTTACTCAAAGCCGCGTTCAAACGCCAGATAGGCGCGATGCAACGGCTGGAAACCCTGGTCGAAAAAAAGATCCAGGATGAGCTGAAGGACGCAGGCTTGCTGGGTCAGCTCAAGCGCTGCATGAAAGTTGAAGGCATTGGCCTGTTGACCGGCGCCCGGTTGCTCACCTCGTTTCAGCGGGGGGATTTCAAAAATGCCGATGCCTTCATCGCTTTTCTGGGGCTGGACCTGCGCATATCGCAATCAGGGCGAAAACAGGGTCGCCGCTGCTTGACCAAACGAGGTGATCCAGAAGCTCGCCGACTGCTGCACAACGCAGCGATGTCGGCAAGGCGCACGGAGCGATGGAAGGGGTTCTATGAGGCGTTGCTGGCACGGGGACTAAGTACAACTCAGGCCATGGTGGCGCTGTCGCGCAAGCTTGCCCGCGTAGTATTCGCTCTGCTGCAGAATCAGAGCGAATACCTGCCAGAAAGGCATTTGAAGGCTAGTCATGCACCATAG
- a CDS encoding p-hydroxycinnamoyl CoA hydratase/lyase — translation MSNYEGRWKTVKVDVEEGIAWVTLNRPEKRNAMSPTLNREMVDVLETLEQDPAAGVLVLTGAGDAWTAGMDLKEYFREVDAGPEILQEKIRREASQWQWKLLRMYAKPTIAMVNGWCFGGGFSPLVACDLAICADEATFGLSEINWGIPPGNLVSKAMADTVGHRQSLYYIMTGKTFGGQKAAEMGLVNESVPLAQLRDVTVELARNLLEKNPVVLRAAKHGFKRCRELTWEQNEDYLYAKLDQSRLLDKEGGREQGMKQFLDDKSIKPGLQAYKR, via the coding sequence ATGAGCAATTACGAAGGTCGCTGGAAAACGGTCAAGGTCGACGTCGAGGAAGGTATCGCCTGGGTCACCCTCAATCGCCCGGAAAAACGCAATGCCATGAGCCCGACCCTCAACCGCGAGATGGTCGACGTGCTGGAAACCCTGGAGCAGGACCCGGCCGCTGGCGTACTCGTGCTGACTGGCGCCGGTGATGCCTGGACCGCTGGCATGGACCTCAAGGAATATTTCCGCGAAGTGGATGCCGGGCCGGAAATCCTCCAGGAAAAAATCCGTCGCGAAGCCTCGCAATGGCAGTGGAAACTGCTGCGCATGTACGCCAAGCCGACCATCGCCATGGTCAACGGCTGGTGCTTCGGTGGCGGTTTCAGCCCGCTGGTGGCGTGCGACCTGGCGATCTGCGCCGACGAAGCCACGTTCGGCCTGTCGGAAATCAACTGGGGCATCCCGCCCGGCAACCTCGTCAGCAAGGCCATGGCCGATACCGTGGGGCATCGCCAGTCGCTGTACTACATCATGACCGGCAAGACCTTCGGTGGGCAGAAAGCCGCCGAGATGGGCCTGGTCAACGAAAGCGTGCCCCTGGCGCAACTGCGTGACGTCACGGTAGAGCTGGCGCGTAACCTGCTGGAGAAGAACCCGGTGGTACTGCGGGCCGCCAAGCATGGGTTCAAGCGCTGCCGCGAACTGACCTGGGAGCAGAACGAGGATTACCTGTACGCCAAACTCGACCAGTCGCGCCTGCTGGACAAAGAAGGCGGTCGCGAGCAGGGCATGAAGCAGTTCCTCGACGACAAGAGCATCAAGCCGGGCCTGCAAGCCTACAAGCGCTGA
- a CDS encoding GntR family transcriptional regulator: MSKPGQTVLVALRRMIASGELAAGERLMEIPTAERFGVSRMPVRMAFRTLEQEGLLVRFGGRGFQVRSVSAEDIAGAVEVRGVLEGLAARQTAERGLDAEARATLEHCLVQGDELFAKGYVTEEDLEVYHDLNMRFHQVIVEGSHNPAIADALARNDHLPFASVTALAVDRQNMAGEFRRFNYAHMQHHSVFDALIHRQGARAEAIMREHANATLRYAEVFGSTLADERMTVILRSE; the protein is encoded by the coding sequence ATGAGTAAGCCCGGCCAAACGGTGCTGGTTGCGTTGCGCAGGATGATCGCCTCTGGCGAGTTGGCGGCCGGCGAGCGGTTGATGGAGATTCCCACGGCGGAACGGTTCGGTGTTTCGCGGATGCCGGTGCGCATGGCATTCAGGACCCTGGAACAGGAAGGGTTGCTGGTGCGCTTCGGCGGGCGCGGGTTCCAGGTGCGTTCGGTCAGCGCCGAGGACATTGCCGGTGCAGTGGAGGTGCGCGGTGTGCTGGAAGGCCTGGCGGCACGCCAGACCGCTGAGCGTGGCCTGGATGCAGAGGCTCGGGCCACCCTCGAACATTGCCTGGTGCAGGGCGATGAACTGTTTGCCAAGGGCTACGTGACCGAGGAAGACCTGGAGGTCTATCACGACCTCAACATGCGTTTTCACCAGGTGATCGTCGAAGGCAGCCACAACCCGGCGATTGCCGATGCGCTGGCCCGCAACGATCATCTGCCGTTCGCCTCAGTCACCGCCCTGGCGGTGGATCGGCAGAACATGGCCGGCGAGTTCCGGCGCTTCAACTATGCCCACATGCAGCACCACTCGGTGTTCGACGCGCTGATCCATCGCCAGGGCGCACGGGCCGAGGCGATCATGCGCGAGCATGCCAACGCTACCTTGCGCTACGCCGAGGTGTTCGGCTCGACCTTGGCGGATGAGCGAATGACGGTGATCTTGCGCTCCGAGTGA
- a CDS encoding MarR family winged helix-turn-helix transcriptional regulator, which translates to MAKSSKLAEPAGIVTDGDAPAPLDSALDDLIGYALRRAQLKLFQNLIGQLAVHDLRPAQFSALAIIDQNPGLMQADLAKALAIEPPQVVPLLNKLESRALAVRVRCKPDKRSYGIFLSKSGETLLKELKQIAVQSDLDSTATLSGAEREELLRLLKKVYQ; encoded by the coding sequence ATGGCCAAGTCTTCCAAGCTTGCCGAACCCGCCGGGATCGTGACTGACGGCGACGCACCGGCGCCGCTGGACTCTGCGCTGGATGACCTGATCGGTTACGCCCTGCGTCGCGCCCAACTGAAACTGTTCCAGAACCTCATCGGCCAACTGGCCGTTCATGATCTGCGGCCGGCCCAGTTCTCGGCGCTGGCAATCATCGACCAGAACCCCGGCTTGATGCAGGCCGACCTGGCCAAGGCCCTGGCGATCGAACCGCCGCAAGTGGTGCCGCTGCTGAACAAGCTGGAAAGCCGGGCGCTGGCCGTGCGGGTACGCTGCAAACCGGACAAGCGCTCCTATGGGATATTCCTGAGCAAGAGCGGCGAAACCCTGCTCAAGGAACTCAAGCAGATCGCCGTCCAGAGCGACCTCGACTCCACGGCGACCCTCTCGGGTGCGGAGCGGGAAGAATTGTTGCGGTTGTTGAAGAAGGTCTATCAGTAA
- a CDS encoding aldehyde dehydrogenase → MLDVPLLIGGQSCPARDGRTFERCNPVTGEVVSRVAAATVEDADAAVAAAQAAFPAWAALAPNERRTRLLRAAEQLQARSGEFIAAAGETGAMANWYGFNVHLAANMLREAAAMTTQINGEIIPSDVPGSFAMALRQPCGVVLGIAPWNAPVILATRAIAMPLACGNTVVLKASEISPAVHRLIGQVLQDAGLGDGVVNVICNAPADAAVIVERLIANPAVRRVNFTGSTHVGRIVGELSARHLKPALLELGGKAPFLVLADADLDAAVEAAAFGAYFNQGQICMSTERLIVDASVADAFVSRLKAKIATLRAGDPASGDSVLGSLVDVSAGQRIKAMIDDALAKGATLVAGGQLEGSILQPTLLDGVTPDMRLYREESFGPVAVLLRGSGDEELLRLANDSEFGLSAAIFSRDTSRALALAQRIESGICHINGPTVHDEAQMPFGGVKSSGYGSFGGKASIEHFTQLRWVTLQNGPRHYPI, encoded by the coding sequence ATGCTGGACGTGCCCCTGTTGATCGGCGGCCAGTCGTGCCCCGCCCGTGACGGTCGGACTTTCGAGCGTTGCAATCCGGTGACTGGAGAAGTGGTGTCCCGCGTGGCCGCAGCCACGGTGGAAGACGCCGACGCGGCCGTGGCCGCCGCGCAAGCTGCGTTTCCTGCCTGGGCCGCGCTGGCCCCCAACGAACGGCGCACCCGTCTGCTGCGGGCGGCCGAGCAGTTGCAGGCCCGCAGCGGTGAATTCATTGCTGCCGCCGGCGAAACCGGCGCCATGGCCAACTGGTATGGCTTCAATGTGCATCTGGCGGCGAACATGCTGCGCGAAGCCGCTGCCATGACCACCCAGATCAACGGCGAAATCATTCCTTCGGACGTGCCCGGCAGCTTTGCCATGGCCCTGCGTCAGCCCTGCGGTGTGGTGCTGGGGATTGCGCCGTGGAACGCCCCGGTGATTCTTGCCACCCGCGCAATCGCCATGCCCCTGGCCTGCGGCAACACCGTGGTGCTCAAGGCGTCGGAGATCAGCCCGGCGGTGCACCGGTTGATCGGCCAAGTGCTGCAGGATGCCGGCCTGGGCGATGGCGTGGTCAACGTCATCTGCAACGCGCCGGCGGACGCTGCGGTGATCGTCGAACGGTTGATCGCCAACCCGGCGGTGCGCCGTGTCAACTTCACCGGCTCGACCCACGTCGGGCGTATCGTGGGCGAGCTGTCGGCACGTCACCTCAAGCCTGCGCTGTTGGAACTGGGCGGCAAGGCGCCATTCCTGGTACTGGCCGACGCCGACCTGGACGCCGCGGTGGAAGCGGCGGCCTTCGGGGCGTATTTCAACCAGGGGCAGATCTGCATGTCCACCGAGCGGTTGATTGTGGACGCGAGCGTGGCCGACGCCTTCGTTTCCCGATTGAAGGCGAAGATCGCCACGTTGCGTGCCGGTGATCCAGCCAGCGGTGATTCGGTGCTGGGCTCGCTGGTCGACGTCAGTGCCGGCCAACGCATCAAGGCCATGATCGACGACGCCCTGGCCAAAGGCGCTACGCTGGTAGCGGGCGGTCAGTTGGAGGGCAGCATCCTGCAACCGACCCTGCTCGATGGGGTGACGCCGGACATGCGCCTGTACCGGGAGGAGTCCTTTGGGCCGGTGGCAGTGTTGCTGCGCGGGAGCGGCGACGAAGAATTGCTGCGCCTGGCCAACGACTCCGAGTTCGGCCTGTCGGCGGCCATTTTCAGTCGCGACACCAGCCGGGCATTGGCCCTGGCCCAACGGATCGAGTCGGGCATCTGCCATATCAACGGTCCGACCGTGCACGACGAGGCGCAGATGCCTTTCGGCGGGGTCAAGTCCAGCGGTTACGGCAGCTTTGGCGGCAAGGCGTCCATCGAGCATTTCACCCAGTTGCGTTGGGTGACCTTGCAGAACGGTCCCCGGCATTACCCGATCTGA
- a CDS encoding CAP domain-containing protein, with protein sequence MRAISSILRLAMLSLGLAFTVGAVATEETQLVESINLYRSQSQSCSGQASLELPPLAMDSRLILSANGIGDLQQALARAAYPMVNVQAISLSGPRDAQSAMKAVQESFCQVVLDPQFVDIGVSRLDREWRIVLARPLLSARLADWQAEGQKLLKLINSARAQPRRCGSEAFAATTALSWNATLALAAETHTRAMANNNFFDHKDRDGRMPGDRAELAGYLGQLIGENIAAGQDTALKVVDGWLASPGHCANLMNPQFHELGAGYAVDPKSDAGIYWTAMFGTQ encoded by the coding sequence ATGCGTGCCATTTCATCCATCCTGCGCCTGGCCATGCTGTCGCTGGGGCTGGCGTTCACCGTCGGCGCCGTGGCTACCGAAGAGACGCAACTGGTCGAATCCATCAACCTTTATCGCAGCCAGTCCCAAAGCTGCTCGGGCCAGGCCTCCCTGGAGCTGCCGCCGCTGGCGATGGACTCGCGGCTGATCCTGTCGGCCAACGGCATTGGCGATCTGCAGCAAGCGCTGGCACGCGCGGCTTATCCAATGGTCAACGTGCAGGCAATCAGTCTGTCCGGGCCGCGCGACGCGCAATCGGCGATGAAAGCCGTGCAGGAAAGCTTCTGCCAAGTGGTGCTGGACCCCCAATTCGTCGACATCGGCGTCAGCCGCCTGGACCGCGAATGGCGCATCGTGCTGGCGCGGCCCCTGTTGTCGGCTCGCCTGGCAGACTGGCAAGCCGAAGGCCAGAAGCTGCTGAAGCTGATCAATAGCGCCCGTGCCCAGCCCCGTCGGTGCGGGAGCGAGGCTTTCGCGGCGACCACGGCACTTTCCTGGAACGCCACCCTGGCCCTCGCCGCCGAGACGCACACCCGGGCCATGGCCAACAACAACTTCTTCGACCACAAGGACCGCGACGGCCGTATGCCGGGCGACCGCGCCGAGCTGGCCGGCTACCTTGGCCAGTTGATCGGCGAGAACATCGCCGCCGGGCAGGACACCGCCCTGAAGGTGGTGGACGGTTGGCTGGCGAGCCCTGGGCATTGCGCCAACCTGATGAACCCGCAGTTCCACGAACTGGGTGCCGGTTATGCCGTGGACCCGAAGAGCGATGCAGGAATCTATTGGACGGCGATGTTCGGTACGCAGTGA
- a CDS encoding feruloyl-CoA synthase has protein sequence MSSEFRSSSQPGPGRYRQVSIGHPAVEVSEEQGILHMRSLEALAPLPTRLLDRLVHWADVRPQQTFIAARQNGGDWRRVSYAEMLDSVRAIAQGLLAYGLSADKPLALLSGNDIEHLQMALGAMYAGIPYCPVSPAYSLLSQDFAKLRHVCDLLQPGLVFVSKAAPFERAVNAVLPANVPLITVDGEMAGRSRASFASLLAQPGGAEAERAFAATGPDSIAKFLFTSGSTKLPKAVITTQRMLCANQQMLLQTFPVFGEAPPVLVDWLPWNHTFGGSHNVGIVLYNGGTFYLDDGKPTAQGFAETLRNLKEISPTAYLTVPKGWEELVSALEQDGELRERFFERVSLFFFAAAGLSQSTWDRLDKVAEQHCGERIRMMAGLGMTEASPSCTFTTGPLSMAGYIGLPAPGCEVRLVPVDGKFEGRFRGPHIMPGYWRSPQQTAEVFDEHGFYCSGDAIKLADSADPQLGLMFDGRIAEDFKLSSGVFVSVGPLRNRAVLEGTPYVQDLVVTAPDRECLGALVFPRLPECRRLSGLPADTSDAQVLASAPVRQWFADWLQRLNQGASGNASRVEWIALLDEPASIDRGEITDKGSINQRTVLQWRAAKVEALYRGEDESILRATLVR, from the coding sequence GTGAGTTCCGAGTTCAGATCGTCCTCCCAACCCGGCCCTGGGCGTTATCGCCAGGTGTCGATTGGTCACCCCGCGGTTGAGGTCAGTGAGGAGCAGGGCATCCTGCACATGCGCTCCCTGGAAGCCCTGGCGCCGTTGCCGACGCGCTTGCTCGATCGTTTGGTGCATTGGGCCGACGTGCGCCCGCAACAGACCTTTATCGCCGCCCGCCAGAACGGCGGTGACTGGCGTCGGGTCAGCTATGCCGAGATGCTCGACAGCGTCCGCGCCATTGCCCAGGGCCTGCTGGCTTATGGGTTGTCTGCCGACAAACCCCTGGCTCTGCTGTCGGGCAATGACATCGAACACCTGCAGATGGCCCTCGGCGCAATGTACGCCGGCATTCCCTATTGCCCGGTGTCGCCGGCCTATTCCTTGTTGTCCCAGGATTTTGCCAAGCTGCGGCATGTCTGCGACCTGTTGCAGCCGGGGCTGGTGTTCGTCAGCAAGGCCGCGCCGTTCGAGCGTGCGGTCAATGCGGTGTTGCCGGCGAATGTGCCGTTGATCACCGTGGATGGCGAGATGGCGGGTCGCTCCAGGGCAAGCTTTGCCAGCCTGTTGGCACAACCGGGCGGTGCCGAGGCTGAACGGGCCTTTGCCGCCACCGGCCCTGACAGCATCGCCAAGTTCCTCTTCACCTCAGGTTCCACCAAACTGCCCAAGGCAGTGATCACCACCCAACGCATGCTCTGTGCCAACCAGCAGATGCTGTTGCAGACCTTTCCGGTGTTCGGCGAAGCACCGCCGGTGCTGGTGGACTGGTTGCCGTGGAACCACACCTTTGGTGGCAGTCATAACGTCGGCATCGTGTTGTACAACGGCGGTACGTTCTACCTGGACGACGGCAAACCCACCGCCCAGGGCTTCGCCGAAACCTTGCGCAACCTCAAGGAGATTTCGCCGACCGCTTACCTGACCGTGCCCAAGGGCTGGGAAGAACTGGTCAGTGCCCTGGAGCAGGATGGCGAGTTACGCGAACGTTTCTTCGAGCGCGTCAGCCTGTTTTTCTTTGCCGCCGCGGGCCTGTCGCAGAGCACCTGGGACCGGCTCGACAAAGTGGCCGAGCAGCATTGCGGCGAACGGATCCGCATGATGGCCGGGCTGGGCATGACCGAAGCGTCTCCGTCCTGCACCTTTACCACCGGGCCGTTGTCCATGGCCGGCTACATCGGCCTGCCGGCGCCAGGCTGCGAAGTGCGACTGGTGCCGGTGGACGGCAAGTTCGAAGGGCGCTTCCGCGGGCCACACATCATGCCCGGCTATTGGCGCTCGCCACAGCAGACGGCCGAGGTGTTCGACGAGCACGGTTTCTACTGCTCGGGCGATGCGATCAAGCTGGCCGATTCGGCTGATCCGCAGTTGGGGCTGATGTTCGACGGGCGAATTGCCGAGGATTTCAAGCTGTCCTCCGGCGTGTTCGTCAGCGTCGGGCCGCTGCGCAACCGTGCGGTGCTGGAGGGCACGCCCTACGTCCAGGACCTGGTGGTGACCGCGCCGGATCGCGAATGCCTGGGGGCCCTGGTGTTCCCGCGGCTTCCGGAATGCCGACGTCTGTCGGGCCTGCCCGCAGACACCAGTGATGCCCAGGTGCTCGCCAGCGCGCCGGTACGCCAATGGTTCGCCGACTGGCTGCAACGCCTCAACCAGGGCGCCAGTGGCAACGCCAGCCGGGTCGAGTGGATCGCACTGCTCGATGAACCGGCGTCCATTGATCGCGGCGAAATCACCGACAAGGGCTCCATCAACCAGCGGACGGTGTTGCAATGGCGAGCGGCGAAAGTCGAGGCGCTGTATCGCGGCGAGGATGAGTCGATCCTGCGGGCAACTCTCGTCCGTTAA